In one Oncorhynchus nerka isolate Pitt River linkage group LG7, Oner_Uvic_2.0, whole genome shotgun sequence genomic region, the following are encoded:
- the LOC115131967 gene encoding monoglyceride lipase-like: protein MPEPEDPRRTPQGVSYADLKHFVNADGQHLFCRYWEPEAPPRALVFVAHGAGEHSGPYDEIGQTLKEQSLLVFAHDHVGHGQSEGDRMNIKDFQVFVRDSLQHIDLMKGRHPDLPIFIIGHSMGGAISILTACARPSDFAGVALIAPMVRMNPESATPFKVFLAKVANHIVPSLTLGLIKSKWISRDQTQVEAYDTDELIYHGGVRVSFAMQMIGASERIERVIPAITWPFLLLHGDVDKLCDIGGSQMMFDKAPSTDKKIKVYDGAYHALHHELPETAASVLKEVTVWISERLPASPSQGS, encoded by the exons ATGCCCGAACCAGAAGATCCGCGGCGGACTCCGCAAGGTGTCTCCTACGCCGACCTGAAGCACTTCGTCAACGCCGACGGACAGCACTTATTCTGCCGCTACTGGGAGCCAGAGGCCCCCCCAAG GGCTCTGGTGTTCGTGGCACATGGGGCAGGAGAGCATTCTGGGCCGTATGATGAGATCGGCCAGACCCTGAAGGAGCAGTCCTTGCTCGTCTTTGCGCACGACCACG TTGGCCATGGCCAGAGTGAAGGAGACCGGATGAATATTAAGGACTTCCAGGTGTTTGTCAGAGACTCCCTCCAGCACATTGATCTGATGAAGGGCCGACACCCCGACCTGCCTATCTTCATCATCGGACACTCTATG GGTGGAGCCATCTCAATTCTGACGGCGTGTGCACGACCGAGCGACTTTGCCGGCGTGGCTCTGATCGCTCCTATGGTCAGGATGAACCCAGAGTCTGCCACGCCCTTCAAG GTGTTCCTGGCTAAAGTCGCAAATCACATTGTGCCCAGTCTGACTCTGGGCTTGATTAAGTCTAAATGGATTTCACGGGACCAAACACAG GTTGAAGCATACGACACTGACGAGTTGATCTATCACGGTGGGGTACGTGTGTCATTTGCCATGCAGATGATAGGCGCGTCGGAGCGGATCGAGAGAGTGATCCCCGCCATCACCTGGCCCTTCCTGCTTCTCCACGGCGACGTCGACAAGCTGTGTGACATCGGAGGGTCCCAGATGATGTTTGACAAGGCCCCGAGCACGGACAAGAAGATCAAG gtATATGACGGAGCATACCATGCCCTGCACCATGAACTCCCAGAGACTGCGGCGTCAGTGCTCAAGGAAGTCACCGTCTGGATCTCCGAGCGTCTCCCTGCGTCTCCTTCTCAGGGGTCctag